The Verrucomicrobiota bacterium DNA segment GATTAAACGAGTGAAACGATACGACGGGCGCACCCGGCGCGATGTACTGGCCGACGTCAACCCGGCGGATGCCGGCAACCCCGTCAAAGGGCGCGCGAATCGTTTTCTTATCGATGGTGGCCTTGTAAAGGTCCACGGTGGCCTGCGCCTGGCGGTAGTCAGCTTCCGCCGAATCGTATTCCGATTTGGCGATGGTGCGCTGCGCGAGCAGGCCCTGGTCGCGTTGCAACGTGAGGCGCGCAAGGTCGCGGTGCGCTACCGCCTGGGCCAGCTGCGCTTCCTCCTGGCTGACGTCCACCTGCACTAAAAGGTCGCCTTTGCGTAACCGCGTCCCCGACGCAAACGCGATCTTGTCGACGATGCCCTCAAGGTCGGTGCTCAACGTCACACCGTTGACGGGCGAGACCCAGCCCATCGCGCGAAGGTTGGTGGTCCAGGCGCTTTTGCCGATCACCAGCGTGGATACCGCCGTCGGCGGCGGTGCAAACGCGCCTGATTGCGCCAGCCTGATAAACCCCATGATCTGGTTGACCTTGAAATAGGCCAGCCCGCCGATGAGCAGGCCCATCACCAGAAACATGATAAAAAAGGCGAGGATTAACCGCTTCATGCCGCTAAGAGGAATGCGAGGTTGATGCGCCGGCCGGTACAGATGCGGGTGTGGTCCCGGTGCCGCCGGCGTCAGGCCGGCGCACGGTCACCGCGGCCCCGTTGCGGAGCCGGAAGACCTCGGCCATGACCACTTCATCCCCGGCGTGGACGCCCGAGATGACGGCCACCCGGTCACCCCGGATCTGGCCTAACTTGACAAAATGCTGTTCCAAACTCTGGCCCGGCGCACCACCCTCCTGGG contains these protein-coding regions:
- a CDS encoding efflux RND transporter periplasmic adaptor subunit — its product is MKRLILAFFIMFLVMGLLIGGLAYFKVNQIMGFIRLAQSGAFAPPPTAVSTLVIGKSAWTTNLRAMGWVSPVNGVTLSTDLEGIVDKIAFASGTRLRKGDLLVQVDVSQEEAQLAQAVAHRDLARLTLQRDQGLLAQRTIAKSEYDSAEADYRQAQATVDLYKATIDKKTIRAPFDGVAGIRRVDVGQYIAPGAPVVSFHSFNPVYVNFSVPQQNLGQVRLDQDVAVRVNAFPDETFKGTVTAINSLVDPGSRNVQVQATVRSDEEKLRPGTFVNVSLTLKAEPEVIAVPASAVDYSISGTAVYVLTEAKDKAGKPVHAVRRQVVTLGDSRGDQIAVTAGLKPGDEVVTAGVFRLRDGGSVVVNNSIQPENEPAPAPADS